The proteins below are encoded in one region of Amycolatopsis magusensis:
- a CDS encoding M23 family metallopeptidase, whose product MRVRRVLAAGFGLLVGLAGVVATASPAVAAGPQPNFQLPFPCNQAWNGDNDNSSAHRAYEIDFNRGSTAGADLGDTIVAAAAGKVVTSAHQGSANGYGNLIKIDHGGGWSTYYAHLQNRSVSAGAQVSQGQKIGTLGNTSKPGNNISPHLHYEVRTTDSTYPSNIKKAYFNGVAFGYPNQTLTSKNTCSGGGNPNPYEPAEVCGAGYQVIDEQALGTAGTAYLLYNGSSNCVTTIKKTGVGTASAISAFLEVEGSARKSDSGSFEYYAGPVTASAPAKCVKWGGSAGASSYESPFEHCGA is encoded by the coding sequence ATGAGAGTCAGACGCGTGCTCGCCGCCGGATTCGGGCTGCTGGTGGGGCTGGCGGGCGTGGTCGCCACCGCCTCGCCCGCGGTGGCCGCCGGACCGCAGCCGAACTTCCAGCTGCCCTTCCCGTGCAACCAGGCCTGGAACGGCGACAACGACAACTCCAGCGCCCACCGCGCCTACGAGATCGACTTCAACCGCGGCAGCACGGCAGGCGCCGACCTCGGCGACACGATCGTGGCCGCCGCGGCGGGCAAGGTGGTCACCTCCGCGCACCAGGGCTCGGCCAACGGCTACGGCAACCTGATCAAGATCGACCACGGCGGCGGCTGGTCCACCTACTACGCCCACCTGCAGAACCGCTCGGTCAGCGCCGGCGCGCAGGTCTCCCAGGGCCAGAAGATCGGCACGCTGGGCAACACCAGCAAGCCGGGCAACAACATCAGCCCCCACCTGCACTACGAGGTCCGGACCACGGACAGCACCTACCCGTCGAACATCAAGAAGGCCTACTTCAACGGCGTCGCCTTCGGCTACCCGAACCAGACCCTGACCTCGAAGAACACCTGCAGCGGCGGCGGCAACCCGAACCCGTACGAGCCCGCCGAGGTCTGCGGCGCCGGCTACCAGGTGATCGACGAGCAGGCGCTGGGCACCGCGGGCACCGCCTACCTGCTCTACAACGGCTCCTCGAACTGCGTCACCACGATCAAGAAGACCGGTGTCGGCACCGCCAGCGCCATTTCGGCCTTCCTCGAGGTAGAAGGATCGGCACGCAAGTCCGACAGCGGCAGTTTCGAGTACTACGCCGGACCGGTCACCGCGTCGGCACCGGCGAAGTGCGTGAAGTGGGGCGGATCGGCCGGGGCGTCGTCCTACGAGAGCCCGTTCGAACACTGCGGGGCATGA
- a CDS encoding sialidase family protein: protein MVVKKGRSALLTELTLLPALIMGSLVATPASTASADAEVASTPVYQERSEGYDCFRIPAVVRAGNGDLLAFAEGRNGGAEFCADAGDIDLVSKRSSDGGKSWGPLKVVIEGFGDTKGNPVPIVVPGTSRIVLLSTYECVKAPACGRKPRVSISDDHGVSWSAPREITRELGFSSPPPWLATGPSHGIVLTRGEHEGRLVAGLNYSIGSAHSGALIYSDDQGATWRRGAVDTPAAGLTPQEISPVELADGRVYAAARNDWNSSGKKCVNQGRDNRAFAISSDGGETFSKKFAFVPDLVTPTVQGSTVRLRAAGHGSLYNRVLFTAPSTCDRRKELRIRSSYDEGVSWQSPGVLVWGQDAAYSDLVPLSATSVGLLFEAGPEFHANASIRWAALAESTLGLPDGNTAGLPVTPDSAGAHHAYLRGGATLGTGRLGKALALDGKDDYLQLPFSEALATGGGDFTWAGWFNYGASTASQSLLWAYNLGEDFSQVWLRAEPGNGRIRAHLENGPTGHVTVDAPAALNDKKWHHFALTRSGGTASLYLDGKLAASASGLTGSVSPGRPFAIHLGQRLDGQFRLQGSLDEIRLYGRALTIAEIAALATGSGTAAGLRLHLPLEVTR from the coding sequence ATGGTCGTGAAGAAGGGCCGGTCGGCGTTGCTGACCGAGCTGACGTTGTTGCCGGCGCTCATCATGGGCTCGCTGGTGGCCACCCCGGCGAGCACCGCTTCGGCGGACGCCGAGGTGGCCAGCACGCCGGTGTACCAGGAGCGGTCGGAGGGCTACGACTGCTTCCGCATCCCGGCGGTGGTGCGAGCGGGCAACGGTGACCTGCTCGCCTTCGCCGAAGGGCGCAACGGCGGCGCGGAGTTCTGCGCCGACGCGGGGGACATCGATCTGGTGTCCAAGCGGTCCTCCGACGGCGGGAAGTCGTGGGGGCCGCTGAAGGTGGTCATCGAGGGGTTCGGTGACACCAAGGGCAACCCGGTGCCGATCGTGGTGCCCGGCACGAGCCGGATCGTGCTGCTGTCCACCTACGAGTGCGTGAAGGCACCGGCCTGCGGGCGCAAGCCCAGGGTGTCGATCAGCGACGACCACGGCGTCAGCTGGTCGGCGCCCCGCGAAATCACGCGGGAACTCGGGTTCAGCTCGCCACCGCCGTGGCTGGCGACCGGACCTTCGCACGGCATCGTGCTCACCCGGGGGGAGCACGAGGGCCGGCTGGTCGCGGGGCTGAACTACTCGATCGGTTCCGCGCACTCGGGCGCGTTGATCTACAGCGACGACCAGGGCGCCACCTGGCGGCGGGGTGCGGTGGACACCCCGGCAGCCGGGTTGACGCCGCAGGAGATCAGCCCGGTCGAGCTGGCCGACGGCCGGGTCTACGCCGCCGCCCGCAACGACTGGAACAGCTCCGGGAAGAAGTGCGTCAACCAGGGCAGGGACAACCGTGCGTTCGCGATCAGCTCGGACGGCGGCGAGACCTTCTCGAAGAAGTTCGCCTTCGTCCCGGACCTGGTCACCCCGACCGTGCAGGGTTCCACGGTCCGGCTGCGTGCGGCCGGCCACGGCTCGCTGTACAACCGCGTGCTGTTCACTGCTCCGTCCACATGCGACAGACGCAAGGAGCTGCGGATCCGGTCGTCCTACGACGAGGGCGTGAGCTGGCAGTCACCCGGAGTGCTCGTCTGGGGACAGGACGCGGCCTACTCGGACCTGGTGCCGTTGAGCGCGACGAGCGTCGGCCTGCTGTTCGAGGCCGGGCCCGAATTCCACGCCAACGCCTCCATCCGCTGGGCCGCGTTGGCGGAATCGACGCTCGGCCTGCCGGACGGCAACACCGCTGGACTGCCGGTGACCCCGGATTCCGCCGGTGCGCACCACGCCTACCTGCGCGGGGGCGCGACGCTGGGCACCGGGCGCCTCGGCAAGGCGCTGGCACTGGACGGCAAGGACGACTACCTGCAACTGCCGTTTTCCGAGGCGCTGGCGACCGGTGGTGGTGACTTCACCTGGGCCGGCTGGTTCAACTACGGCGCTTCGACGGCGAGCCAATCCCTGTTGTGGGCCTACAATCTCGGCGAGGACTTCTCCCAGGTCTGGTTGCGGGCCGAGCCCGGCAACGGCCGGATCCGCGCGCACCTGGAAAACGGGCCGACCGGGCACGTCACCGTGGACGCGCCCGCCGCGCTGAACGACAAGAAGTGGCACCACTTCGCGCTGACGCGGTCCGGCGGCACGGCTTCGCTGTACCTGGACGGCAAACTCGCGGCTTCGGCCTCGGGGCTGACCGGCTCGGTGAGCCCGGGGCGGCCGTTCGCCATCCACCTCGGGCAGCGCCTCGACGGCCAGTTCCGGTTGCAGGGCTCACTCGACGAAATCCGGTTGTACGGCCGTGCACTGACGATCGCGGAAATCGCCGCACTGGCAACAGGTTCCGGCACCGCTGCGGGGCTGCGGCTGCATTTGCCGCTTGAAGTCACCCGGTGA
- a CDS encoding FadR/GntR family transcriptional regulator, with amino-acid sequence MSTKGLTGAPRQVIFGPLREGGRVDVVARRISQAIGLGLITDGEQLPSESALADSLKVSTVTLREALSSLREQGLLETRRGRGGGSFVRTPTEPSAARMRSLLGELCPHELREIGDHHVAVSGAAAKLAAERAGAEQHAVLGKLIGHLAAARTIGERRRADARFHVGIAAAARSNRLTRDEITLQGEVGELLWLPSAGDCPNLGAAVEQHSDILVAIESGAGHLARSRAEAHVDLGITRLIGLRRRLP; translated from the coding sequence GTGAGCACCAAAGGCTTGACCGGGGCACCGCGGCAGGTGATCTTCGGACCGCTGCGCGAGGGCGGCCGGGTGGACGTGGTGGCCCGGCGGATCAGCCAGGCGATCGGGCTCGGCCTGATCACCGACGGCGAGCAGTTGCCCAGCGAGTCCGCGCTGGCCGACTCGCTGAAGGTGTCCACGGTGACGCTGCGCGAGGCGCTGTCCTCACTGCGCGAGCAAGGGCTGCTGGAAACCCGGCGCGGGCGCGGCGGCGGCAGCTTCGTGCGCACGCCGACCGAGCCGTCGGCGGCGCGGATGCGGAGTCTGCTGGGTGAGCTGTGCCCGCACGAGCTGCGGGAGATCGGCGACCACCACGTGGCGGTGTCGGGTGCGGCGGCCAAGCTGGCCGCGGAACGCGCGGGCGCCGAGCAGCACGCGGTGCTCGGCAAGCTGATCGGGCACCTGGCCGCGGCGAGGACCATCGGTGAGCGGCGGCGGGCGGACGCCCGGTTCCACGTCGGCATCGCGGCGGCGGCCCGGTCGAACCGGCTCACGCGCGACGAGATCACGCTGCAGGGCGAGGTCGGTGAGCTGCTGTGGCTGCCGTCGGCCGGCGACTGCCCGAACCTCGGCGCGGCGGTCGAGCAGCACAGCGACATCCTCGTCGCCATCGAGAGCGGCGCCGGGCACCTGGCCCGCTCGCGCGCCGAAGCCCACGTCGACCTGGGCATCACGCGGCTGATCGGGCTGCGCCGCCGCCTGCCTTAG
- a CDS encoding alpha/beta hydrolase has translation MRKLLTVGMTVAVALGVVAGTAAPAGARQAGLSFGACPEDLAGTYPEMTCTTVQVPLDYTKPFGQQISLLVSKIPSKNPGKKRGSLFVNPGGPGGGAAEYVGRLSKADSTGTTRLPKDVLDAYDLIGMDPRGVEHSSPISCVEPDYFQAPQPDPDAPASRAEYWKVWGGYAEACGAKLKTVLPHLGTKNVARDMDRVRAGLGEDKLSFLGFSYGSYLGPVYGELFPGRTDRIVLDGLVNPEPEQMWYQAGFAQSPAVQQRVEDWLAWIAQYDSVFGLGSSVEQTRAAWNKTLADFRATPHGPVGAYELLGAVFGTMYAESGWEGLAHALSDYVNDGDDQGLLDWASPVPSEAGEQATAIFNAVTCLDAPWPADPAVWEADAAKVAPSSQFAWSNLWSSAACRTWPAPAEQRVKITGNGLPKALLFQTEKDPATPYAGALKMHQALPGSVLITERDSGKHCVFANPIAVTNPDAQRIGADYLVRGVLPGGDGTIPGHKLPVPTGTSALSTAPVAVVA, from the coding sequence ATGAGAAAGTTGCTCACCGTCGGCATGACGGTGGCCGTGGCACTGGGGGTCGTCGCCGGAACGGCGGCGCCCGCCGGGGCGCGGCAGGCGGGCCTGTCGTTCGGCGCCTGCCCCGAGGACCTGGCCGGGACCTACCCGGAGATGACCTGCACCACGGTGCAGGTGCCGCTGGACTACACCAAGCCGTTCGGCCAGCAGATCTCCTTGCTGGTCTCGAAGATCCCGTCGAAGAACCCCGGCAAGAAGCGCGGTTCGCTGTTCGTCAACCCCGGCGGCCCCGGTGGTGGCGCGGCGGAGTACGTCGGCCGTCTGTCCAAAGCGGACTCGACGGGGACCACGCGCCTGCCGAAGGACGTGCTCGACGCCTACGACCTGATCGGCATGGACCCGCGCGGGGTCGAGCACAGCTCGCCGATCAGCTGCGTGGAACCGGACTACTTCCAGGCACCGCAGCCCGATCCGGACGCACCGGCCTCGCGCGCGGAGTACTGGAAGGTGTGGGGCGGTTATGCCGAGGCGTGTGGCGCGAAGCTGAAGACCGTGCTGCCGCACCTGGGCACGAAGAACGTGGCCAGGGACATGGACCGCGTGCGGGCCGGGCTGGGCGAGGACAAGCTCTCGTTCCTCGGCTTCTCCTACGGTTCCTACCTCGGCCCGGTGTACGGCGAGCTGTTCCCCGGCCGCACCGACCGGATCGTGCTCGACGGGCTGGTGAACCCGGAACCGGAGCAGATGTGGTACCAGGCCGGCTTCGCGCAGTCACCCGCCGTGCAGCAGCGGGTCGAGGACTGGCTGGCGTGGATCGCGCAGTACGACTCGGTGTTCGGGCTCGGCAGTTCGGTCGAGCAGACGCGCGCGGCGTGGAACAAGACGCTGGCCGACTTCCGCGCCACCCCGCACGGGCCGGTCGGCGCGTACGAACTCCTGGGCGCGGTCTTCGGCACGATGTACGCCGAAAGCGGCTGGGAAGGGCTCGCGCACGCGCTGAGCGACTACGTCAACGACGGCGACGACCAGGGGCTGCTCGACTGGGCCTCCCCGGTGCCGTCCGAGGCCGGTGAGCAGGCCACGGCCATCTTCAACGCGGTCACCTGCCTCGATGCGCCGTGGCCCGCCGACCCCGCGGTGTGGGAAGCGGACGCGGCGAAGGTCGCGCCGAGTTCGCAGTTCGCCTGGTCCAACCTGTGGTCGAGCGCCGCGTGCCGCACCTGGCCCGCGCCCGCCGAACAGCGGGTGAAGATCACCGGCAACGGGCTGCCGAAGGCGCTGCTGTTCCAGACCGAGAAGGACCCGGCCACGCCGTACGCCGGCGCGCTGAAGATGCACCAGGCCCTGCCGGGTTCGGTGCTGATCACCGAACGCGACTCGGGCAAGCACTGCGTGTTCGCCAACCCGATCGCGGTGACCAACCCGGACGCGCAGCGGATCGGCGCGGACTACCTGGTGCGCGGGGTCCTGCCGGGCGGTGACGGCACCATCCCCGGGCACAAGCTCCCGGTGCCGACCGGCACCAGCGCGCTGAGCACCGCGCCCGTGGCCGTCGTCGCCTGA
- a CDS encoding proteasome assembly chaperone family protein, whose protein sequence is MALDPDELYEVDSDVPDLAGAVLLHHFDGFVDAGSAGGLVAEQLLSEFAHRVVARFDVDRLIDYRARRPPMIYVTDHWAEYRAPELVVNLLHDHDGTPFLLLTGPEPDREWELFSAAVRQLVQRWGVRLTVGFHGIPMGVPHTRPLGLTAHATRPELVGGYQPLSDRLKVPGSIAGLLELRLGEHGHDAMGFAAHVPHYLAQASYASAGLRLLEAVIDATGLALSADGMRESARTTDAEINRQVEESDEVADVVRALERQYDTFADAEAEKDSLLAETVEHMPTADELGSAFEQFLADQQGPPRPEN, encoded by the coding sequence GTGGCGCTGGATCCGGACGAGCTGTACGAGGTGGACTCCGATGTCCCGGACCTGGCCGGGGCCGTGCTCCTGCACCACTTCGACGGGTTCGTCGACGCCGGTTCCGCCGGTGGGCTGGTGGCCGAGCAACTACTGAGCGAGTTCGCGCACCGGGTGGTCGCGCGGTTCGACGTGGACCGCCTGATCGACTACCGGGCGCGGCGCCCGCCGATGATCTACGTCACGGACCACTGGGCGGAATACCGGGCGCCCGAGCTGGTGGTCAACCTGCTGCACGACCACGACGGCACGCCGTTCCTGCTGCTCACCGGCCCGGAGCCGGACCGCGAGTGGGAGCTGTTCTCGGCCGCGGTGCGGCAGCTGGTGCAGCGCTGGGGCGTCCGGCTCACGGTCGGCTTCCACGGCATCCCGATGGGCGTGCCGCACACCCGGCCGCTCGGGTTGACCGCGCACGCGACCCGGCCGGAGCTGGTCGGCGGCTACCAGCCGCTGTCGGACCGGCTCAAGGTGCCCGGCAGCATCGCCGGGCTGCTGGAGCTGCGCCTCGGCGAGCACGGCCACGACGCGATGGGCTTCGCCGCGCACGTGCCGCACTACCTCGCGCAGGCGTCCTACGCCTCGGCCGGGCTGCGGCTGCTCGAAGCGGTCATCGACGCCACCGGGCTGGCGCTGTCCGCCGACGGCATGCGGGAGTCGGCGCGCACCACCGACGCCGAGATCAACCGGCAGGTCGAGGAATCCGACGAGGTCGCCGACGTGGTGCGGGCGCTGGAACGCCAGTACGACACCTTCGCCGACGCGGAAGCCGAGAAGGACAGCCTGCTCGCCGAAACCGTCGAGCACATGCCGACCGCCGACGAACTGGGTTCGGCGTTCGAACAGTTCCTCGCCGACCAGCAGGGACCGCCGCGCCCGGAGAACTGA
- a CDS encoding thioesterase II family protein → MTASTAEDWVRRFHPAPAAPHRLLCLPHAGGSASYFFPVSRSLSPGIEVLAVQYPGRQDRRAEPLIDSIEVLADRVTEAIEGWTDRPLAIFGHSMGATLGFEVARRLEKRGVVPAALFASGRRAPSTHRDERFHEGSDAELLANVRSLAGTEQALLGDDEIVKMVLPAIRADYRAAETYRYPEGPDLSCPVFAMVGDDDPKATVEEAGGWAQHTSGPFELKVFPGGHFYLNEHTPAILDTISAQLQATGSRI, encoded by the coding sequence ATGACCGCGAGTACCGCCGAGGACTGGGTACGCCGGTTCCACCCCGCACCCGCCGCCCCGCACCGGCTGCTCTGCCTGCCGCACGCGGGCGGCTCGGCCAGCTACTTCTTCCCGGTCTCGCGATCGCTGTCGCCGGGCATCGAGGTGCTCGCCGTGCAGTACCCGGGCCGTCAGGACCGGCGCGCGGAACCGCTGATCGACTCGATCGAGGTGCTGGCCGACCGGGTGACCGAGGCGATCGAGGGCTGGACCGACCGGCCGCTGGCGATCTTCGGGCACAGCATGGGGGCCACGCTCGGCTTCGAGGTGGCGAGGCGGCTGGAGAAGCGCGGTGTGGTGCCTGCGGCGTTGTTCGCCTCGGGCCGCCGGGCGCCGTCCACGCACCGCGACGAACGGTTCCACGAGGGTTCGGACGCCGAGCTGCTGGCCAACGTGCGGAGCCTGGCCGGGACGGAACAGGCCCTGCTCGGGGACGACGAGATCGTGAAGATGGTGCTGCCCGCCATCCGCGCCGACTACCGCGCCGCCGAGACCTACCGCTACCCCGAGGGCCCGGACCTGAGCTGCCCGGTCTTCGCCATGGTCGGTGACGACGACCCGAAGGCGACGGTCGAGGAGGCCGGTGGCTGGGCACAGCACACCAGCGGCCCGTTCGAGCTGAAGGTGTTCCCCGGTGGGCACTTCTACCTGAACGAGCACACCCCGGCGATCCTGGACACCATCTCGGCCCAGCTTCAGGCGACCGGCAGCCGGATCTGA
- a CDS encoding acyl-CoA carboxylase subunit beta: protein MSLTATPSETAPADHRHPAVRLAKLLDEDSITPLQPADDSGVFSVRGRIDGATVIVYCTDATRMGGSLGAAGSDHIIAAIETAVRERRPVLGLWHSGGAKLADGVESMDGVGRMFAAMTRASGKVPQLSVVLGPAAGAAAYGPALTDVIVMAETGRVFVTGPEVVRSVTGEQIDMAGLGGPEAHGKRSGVVHVTVPTEEDAYASARELTGYFTRPGLFDLAKVQEERDLRAFLPESPRRAYPVHPLVRGLLDDHAFLELQAKWAPNVVIGFGRLGGRSVGVIANNPLRKGGCLDSLSAEKASRFVRLCDALGIPLIVLVDVPGYLPGVGQEWDGVVRRGAKLLHAFAEAVVPRVTLITRKSYGGAYIAMNSRSLGATAVFAWPDAEVAVMGAEAAVGILHRKKLAAAADHEREELRTGLVAEQQRIAGGVGRALAIGVVDEVIDPSNTRARLVRALAAAPAGRGHHGNIPL, encoded by the coding sequence ATGTCCCTGACTGCCACCCCCAGCGAGACCGCACCGGCCGACCACCGCCACCCGGCGGTGCGCCTGGCGAAGCTGCTGGACGAGGATTCGATCACCCCGTTGCAGCCCGCCGACGACAGCGGGGTGTTCTCGGTGCGCGGCCGCATCGACGGCGCCACGGTGATCGTCTACTGCACCGACGCGACCCGGATGGGCGGTTCGCTGGGCGCGGCAGGCTCGGACCACATCATCGCCGCGATCGAGACCGCCGTGCGCGAGCGGCGCCCGGTGCTCGGGCTGTGGCACTCCGGCGGGGCGAAGCTGGCCGACGGCGTGGAGTCGATGGACGGCGTCGGGCGCATGTTCGCCGCGATGACCCGCGCCTCGGGCAAGGTGCCGCAGCTGTCCGTGGTGCTGGGGCCGGCCGCCGGTGCCGCCGCCTACGGTCCCGCGCTGACCGACGTGATCGTGATGGCCGAGACCGGCCGGGTGTTCGTCACCGGGCCCGAGGTGGTCCGCAGCGTCACCGGCGAGCAGATCGACATGGCCGGGCTCGGCGGGCCGGAGGCCCACGGCAAGCGGTCCGGCGTGGTGCACGTGACCGTGCCGACCGAGGAGGACGCCTACGCCAGCGCCCGCGAGCTCACCGGGTACTTCACCCGGCCCGGGTTGTTCGACCTGGCGAAGGTCCAGGAAGAACGGGATCTGCGTGCCTTCCTGCCGGAGTCGCCGCGGCGGGCCTACCCGGTGCACCCGCTGGTCCGCGGCCTGCTCGACGACCACGCCTTCCTGGAGTTGCAGGCCAAGTGGGCGCCGAACGTGGTGATCGGCTTCGGGCGGCTCGGCGGGCGGTCGGTCGGGGTCATCGCGAACAACCCGCTGCGCAAGGGCGGCTGCCTCGATTCGCTGTCCGCGGAGAAGGCTTCGCGGTTCGTGCGGCTCTGCGACGCCCTAGGGATTCCCCTAATCGTGCTCGTCGACGTCCCGGGCTATCTGCCCGGTGTCGGGCAGGAGTGGGACGGCGTCGTGCGGCGTGGCGCGAAGCTCCTGCACGCCTTCGCCGAGGCCGTCGTACCGCGGGTCACGCTCATCACGCGCAAGTCCTACGGCGGCGCCTACATCGCGATGAACTCGCGCTCTCTCGGGGCCACTGCGGTGTTCGCCTGGCCGGACGCGGAGGTCGCGGTGATGGGCGCGGAGGCCGCGGTGGGCATCCTGCACCGCAAGAAGCTGGCCGCCGCCGCGGACCACGAGCGGGAGGAGCTGCGGACCGGGCTGGTCGCCGAGCAGCAGCGGATCGCCGGCGGGGTGGGTCGCGCGCTGGCGATCGGGGTGGTGGACGAAGTCATCGATCCGTCGAATACTCGGGCGAGGCTCGTCCGCGCGCTGGCCGCCGCGCCCGCCGGACGGGGACACCACGGGAACATCCCGCTCTAG
- a CDS encoding SDR family NAD(P)-dependent oxidoreductase yields the protein MSGTVVVLGGRSEIGVAVAERLVAGGARTVVLAARRSADLEEQEAALRRAGATTVDRVEFDADDVSRHREVLDGIVERHGELAVVVTAFGVLGDQRRAEAQADHALAVVHTDYVAHVSILTELANVLRAQRGGSMVVFSSVAGVRVRRANYVYGSAKAGLDGFASGLADALTGSGVRLLLVRPGFVVGRMTEGMDPAPFSSTPDQVADATVKALRRGRGEVWVPGVLRPVFAVMRHLPRAIWRRLPR from the coding sequence GTGAGCGGAACGGTGGTGGTCCTCGGCGGCCGCAGTGAAATCGGTGTCGCGGTCGCCGAACGGCTGGTCGCGGGCGGTGCCCGCACGGTGGTCCTGGCCGCGCGGCGCAGTGCGGACCTCGAAGAACAGGAGGCCGCGCTGCGTCGCGCGGGTGCCACCACGGTGGACCGCGTCGAGTTCGACGCCGACGACGTGTCCCGGCACCGCGAGGTGCTCGACGGCATCGTCGAACGGCACGGCGAACTGGCGGTCGTGGTCACCGCGTTCGGCGTCCTCGGGGACCAGCGGCGCGCGGAGGCACAAGCCGACCACGCGCTCGCCGTGGTCCACACCGATTACGTCGCGCACGTCTCGATCCTGACCGAGCTGGCGAACGTGCTGCGCGCGCAACGCGGCGGCAGCATGGTGGTGTTCTCCTCGGTGGCCGGGGTGCGCGTGCGCCGGGCGAACTACGTGTACGGCTCGGCGAAGGCCGGGCTGGACGGGTTCGCCAGCGGCCTCGCCGACGCGCTGACCGGCAGCGGCGTCCGGTTGCTGCTGGTCCGGCCCGGTTTCGTGGTCGGCAGGATGACCGAGGGCATGGACCCCGCGCCGTTCTCCAGCACCCCGGACCAGGTCGCCGACGCCACGGTCAAGGCGTTGCGCAGGGGCCGCGGTGAGGTGTGGGTGCCCGGCGTGCTGCGGCCGGTGTTCGCGGTCATGCGGCACCTGCCGCGGGCGATCTGGCGGCGCCTGCCCCGCTAA
- a CDS encoding alpha/beta hydrolase, with product MRSSVKLGALTAVLALLPLAGVATAAPPVEWETCGGTVTGECATLEVPIDWADPAEGTFQLAIGRLPARDQAKRVGVLFVAPGGPGSSGIDRYTLNPGIPEDSVLRDRFDIVTFDQRGVKRSNEVRCTQALLDQRPADYPETQAEYEQLLDYNRRLGEDCRELTGAVFDHVDTESVVRDIDAIRAALGEEKLSFYGASYGTQVGQQYAELFGDRVRAMTIDSNMDHSITSGAKYLETASADLEGSFLAFADWCARTPDCALRGKNVRKVWTELHAKAEAGQLPVSAEQLRGELMNSMYAPEKQWFPLATRLRELAEGVESPAAPVEPVGETGQNSYQAIWCQDWKWDVRGVGELARYAERAAKVAPYTRISPFWSDVTSCLGWPSEVRNPQHRLDVRDAPKILITKAKYDVATPRAWNYEVARQLRNAALLEYDGIGHGQFGRSTCVREQVETYLVALKTPAPGTRCAAVWPKSPEPTTTSDTPETRPTH from the coding sequence TTGCGTAGTTCAGTCAAACTCGGCGCCCTCACCGCGGTGCTCGCGCTCCTGCCGCTGGCGGGGGTCGCCACCGCGGCGCCGCCGGTCGAATGGGAGACGTGCGGCGGCACGGTGACCGGTGAGTGCGCCACCCTCGAAGTGCCGATCGACTGGGCGGATCCGGCCGAGGGCACTTTCCAGCTGGCGATCGGCCGGCTGCCCGCGCGCGACCAGGCCAAGCGCGTCGGCGTGCTCTTCGTCGCGCCCGGCGGGCCCGGTTCGTCCGGCATCGACCGGTACACGCTGAACCCCGGCATCCCCGAGGACAGCGTGCTGCGCGACCGCTTCGACATCGTCACCTTCGACCAGCGCGGGGTGAAGCGCAGCAACGAGGTCCGGTGCACGCAGGCGCTGCTCGACCAGCGACCGGCGGACTACCCGGAAACCCAGGCGGAGTACGAGCAGCTGCTCGACTACAACCGCCGCCTCGGCGAGGACTGCCGCGAGCTGACCGGCGCGGTGTTCGACCACGTGGACACCGAGAGCGTGGTCCGCGACATCGACGCCATCCGCGCCGCGCTCGGCGAGGAAAAGCTCAGCTTCTACGGCGCTTCCTACGGCACGCAGGTCGGCCAGCAGTACGCCGAGCTGTTCGGCGACCGCGTGCGCGCGATGACCATCGACTCCAACATGGATCACAGCATCACTTCGGGCGCGAAGTACCTCGAGACCGCGAGCGCCGACCTCGAAGGCTCGTTCCTCGCCTTCGCCGACTGGTGCGCCAGGACGCCGGACTGCGCGCTGCGGGGGAAGAACGTGCGCAAGGTGTGGACCGAACTGCACGCCAAGGCCGAGGCCGGACAGCTGCCGGTGAGCGCGGAGCAGTTGCGCGGTGAGCTGATGAACAGCATGTACGCACCGGAAAAGCAGTGGTTCCCGCTCGCCACGAGGCTGCGCGAGCTCGCCGAAGGTGTCGAGTCGCCAGCCGCTCCGGTCGAGCCGGTGGGGGAGACCGGGCAGAACTCGTACCAGGCGATCTGGTGCCAGGACTGGAAGTGGGACGTCCGCGGGGTCGGGGAACTGGCCCGGTACGCCGAACGCGCGGCCAAAGTCGCGCCGTACACGCGGATCTCACCGTTCTGGAGTGACGTGACCAGCTGCCTCGGCTGGCCGTCCGAGGTGCGCAACCCGCAGCACCGCCTGGACGTGCGGGACGCGCCGAAGATCCTGATCACCAAGGCGAAGTACGACGTGGCCACGCCGCGTGCGTGGAACTACGAGGTGGCGCGCCAACTGCGGAACGCGGCGCTGCTGGAGTACGACGGCATCGGGCACGGGCAGTTCGGGCGGAGCACCTGCGTCCGTGAACAGGTGGAGACCTACCTGGTGGCGCTGAAGACCCCGGCGCCCGGCACGCGCTGCGCCGCCGTCTGGCCGAAGTCCCCGGAGCCGACCACCACCTCGGACACCCCCGAAACCCGCCCAACGCATTGA